CGTAGGCGATGGCGACCAGGCAGATCGCAGCCCAAATTAAGAGCCCGGCAGCCAGCGAAATCAAAAAACTTCTCACGGAGCGCATCCTGCCCGAAGCAACCGAATTGGGCAATCGCGATGGTTGATCAAGCCATGGGCAACCCTGTTTCCCCTTTTATCCTCGACATCCTTTGCCCTGCCGCCACTCTCCCTCACATGACGAACCTGATCCGTGGCATCCTGCTCTCTTTTGTTCTCCTTGGGGCCGGTATGGCCTATGGCGGGGTCCCTCCCATGGACGTGACGGTTTCGGACGCCGGCGGCAAAGCCGCCTTCAAAGGCGCGACTAATGCGAACGGGACCTTTGCGACCGCGAATCTCAAGCCCGGCAATTACGTCGTGCAGTTCAAATCGAGTAGCGGCGGAATGAAGGGCAACCATTACGCGATCGTCGTCTCCGCGGGGACGAAGAAGGTCGCGGCTGCCACTGTTCCGGGAGAGAATTTCTTCGGTGGCGGAGTGGCCCTGAAGGTAGTGGTCGGAGCTGGTTTGAACATCACTGGGCAGGTGGCTCCGACGGCGGACAGAAAGACGGCTGAGGACTCACGCAACGTCACCAAGGAACAGGTCAATAATCTGCAGCAACACCAGGATAACAATTTGACGAAGGGGATGGACCGGAGTCGTTAGACCGCTGATGAGGGCGCGGTCTCGCGATCGGCTCCGTCGATTGGTTAGGTGGTTCGTGCGGGCAGGCCAGTTGCAACGAATGGCCAGGCGATAGCCGCGCTTGAGGAGCTTTTGCGCCGTCGGAACAGACGCGCGAGCGGGAGTCCGAATGAAATCCTGCCTGGTGTCGGCTAAACCAGCTCGCGAAACTCCGGGTTGAGCGCCGTGATCCGAGCCAGCATCGCCGACCCCGGAGAAACCATCTCGAAATCCTGAAAATCGAATCCCGGGCCGACCGTGCATCCCGCCAGGCTAAATTCACCGCGCGGCTTCGCCGCCTGCCAGCATCCCGCCGGAACCACGCAAACAGGACGGCCCTTTCGCGCCCCGCTGGCGAGCACCTCTTCGTGCACCCCATTCTGCGGATCGATCCAATAGACCACGAGCGGATCGCCTTCGTAAAAATGCCAGGCCTCGTCCGAAGCGACCCGGTGCCAGCGGCTGTGCTGGCCCTTCAGGAGCAGGAAATAAATCGTCGTCAACGCGGACCGCGCTGATCTGTCATCCAACGGCTGGACCTTAAACGCCGATCGGAAAATCTCCCGGAAGTAGCCCCCCTCGGGATGAGGCTCCAGGCGCAGCTCACTAATCAGCTCTCTGGCCCGGTCATGCATCGGATCACGGTGCATCGGGATGACTGGCAAGGTATTTCTCGCTTTGCTGCCGACAGACCGAACACACCGCCCCTTTTACAGCCTTGCGGTACTCACGCGACTTCTTGAGCTCGAGTCTTAGTTCGGCGTTTGGAAATTGCCTCTCAAGTTTGTAAGTCGTCAGGTTCGGATCCGATGGCACGGAGTCACTGAATTCGTACATCGTAACCCGGCGAAGCGGGACGTGGTGAATTGTGCAAACGCCGGAGTGAAGTGACGCGCGCCGAATTTCTCCCGCAGCCTCACGCGAACGTGTGCATCCGTAAAGCGCAAGGCTCGGCAGAACCAACAATGTTGCCATGGCCCGCTTCTGACCGGAGTTCATGCGAGAGACTCTAATGAAACATCGAAATCACGGATTACTTAACCGGGTCGAGGCGAATTTCGCCGAGATCGATCACCGGAGTATCCGCTGTGATCCGGAAGGGAATATCTTTGCCGGCATAAGGCTGGAGCGGCGCAAAATCGTCGCCCCGTCGCGCCGCTTCTTCGACGCTCGAATTAATGTGGAGAACATAATAGCCGATCGGCAGTCCTCGGTAAGGCTTGTCCTCGTCGAGAATCACGCGATAATCAGGAACTTCCTTGCCGCCCTGGAGAAGGATCCATGAAGTCTCGCGTTCGCCATCGGGGCGGATCGGCTCGAAACGGAGATCTGCGCCCGGGGCGAGGGAAACGTGGATTGCTCCTTCAGGCATTACCGCGTCGAATAGGCTGCGATGTCGTGCCGAGCCAGATGCCAGAACCTCCAGGTTATACGTGCCCTTCTGGATAGAGAAAACGACGGGCTCGGCAAGAGGCGCTTGAAATTCGTTCATTGGCAGGTCCCAATAAGCTTCGCCCTCCTCACTATCCGGTTTGTTATGTTTCTGAATACGTACTCGCGCCTCGGATTGCTCCGGAGACTGCTTGCGGCTTGGCTCAATCTGCAATCGCATCGCGACCACGTCGACGTTCACGTCTGTCAGTTCATCCAAATTCTGTGGAATCGGAAGCTGCACGGAAAAAGTCAGCGCCTTTACGTCCCTGAACTCGCCGTTACGGAGTTCGATGGTGATGGCATCGCGACGATTCACAAAATTCTCGCGAGCCAGGTTGAGAATGCCCGTTGAGTCCACGTCAGCGAAAGCGGAGAGGAGGCAAGTCCCTGCGAAAAGCCCCCAGTTCACTGAAGTGCCAGACGGAAGCGGTTTGCCGTTGGCAAGAATTCTGAACCGAACCGGCCGGCGGGCAGGTGGAGGGACATCTTCGCCCAGTTTTCTGAGCGCCTTTGCGGCGTCTTCGGCGACTCGCTCAGACGGATTATTTAACAAAACACGCAAGGCGGGTTTCGTCTCCGGGGAGTTGGCGCGGGCCAGAGCAGCCACAATCGCTTCTGCTATGTCCCGGTCCGGATTCGATTCGGCAAAAGTACGCAGAAGGCTGACAATCCTGGCCTTCGCTTCAGTAGGGATTGTGATCGCGACCGGACGAATAATGTCGCCCGATGACCAAACAAGCTTGTCAGGATCCGGCGGGAGAAAAGCCATCAAAGCATAAGTGTACTCGCGCCGTTCTCTGGGGTTTGCCCGCAGCGCTAGTTCGGAGATGAACGCCAAGGAGCGTTCGGAACCGTAAGCCGCAAGTTCGGTAAGCGACGGTGTGTACCAGAGGCCAGGGAATTCAGAATCGTCGACCTTCAATAAGCTTCCGGCGAGAATTGCTTCCCAATCGAGGCCGCACTTTTTCAAAAACTGAATTCGGGCACTCGGATTCTTGTCCCCAACCCTAACGGGCCTTTCGGTTGCCATTCGAATCGCGGCTCCCACGGCTTCGTCGAGACGGCGCTCCTGCAAGAGCGCCATGAACTCTCCGATCGACTGTGGTTCGCCCAGGGAACCAGCGCCCGTTCCACACCAGCCGCCCCACGTGAATTCAGCCAGTCGTTCGACTAATTTGTCGCCGCGCTTCAGGAGCACGTCATCGATCAGTCGATGAAACGCTGCTTCATTTGTCTGGAAGCTGATCGTGCGCGCGTCCGGTTCTCTTTGCAGGAGCTTGTCCGCCTTGCGCGTGGCGTTTTTGTAAAGCTTCCACGCGGAAATCAATTCCGGCGATGCATCCTGAATGCTTGGGTTAGGCGATATGTCTTCCTGCGGGATGGTTACCTTTAGATCCAGAGGGGCGATCTCGCGCGCAATCCAGGCCGCGGCCAACGTCGGAAAAGGAAATGTCTTGGCATTCGCCCCCTGCGGGAGCCGCACGTAAATGTCGATGACCTGGTCCAGCTCTTTCGAGGTCGCTTTCTCGCAGGCTGCCTCGAAGAAGCGGGAGAATACTATCCAGGGAGTTGGAAGATCTTTGTCGGAGGCATTTTTTTGTTCGTCGCCCAGCTTCGCTGTCATCCTGATCAAGTCCGCGGTGGAATATTCTTCAAGCGAGGAATCCGCGTCATCGGCCGCTTTGAACAACGCCGGTCCCTTCAAGGCCAGCAATTCACCAACTGATGGATGGTCTGTGGCCGCCACCGCTTGCGCAGCGACCAATCCGGCAACGACGATGGGGAGAACAAGTCTCACGAGGTAATCGTATCGAATTGCCAGCGCCTAGTCTACCCGAAGCAAACCGCCGAGATTTAAAGATTCTCAGGAGACGAATTCGCCGTGTCCGCCGGTTGGACGGACTCGCGGTGGCGAGGTGAACCGCCTGCCAGTTCTCCCTTGTTCAATTGATTACCGGGGGGCTGCTGGCTGGAGCGGTTGGTTGACCGATGTTTGAACAACCACCGTTCCTGCTATGAAATCGTGGATCGCACGTCGTTGTGGTTAGTCAGCAATACGACGAGCTCGCTCAAGACCCAAGTATGCGTAATCCACCGCAAAGGCGTGGCCCATGCAGGCGCCAATTGAATCATGCGCCTGTTCACTTCCCGAAAGGGCAGAGACTTATATTCGGCATCGCTGACCTGAAGCCTCGGAAGAATCATAGCGACGGCGGCAAGAACGCCAAGAACGGCGTCCGGAAGGTAGCGCAGGACCGCCTCGCGATATCCAGTTGTTTCGCCGTCCAACCTGCGGATGCGAATGCCAGCGATAAGCTTTCCTGGGGTGCCGCCGTAACGCTGGACGAGGTAGACATGGTAAAACAATCCGAACAACGTCCCCGGCGAAATGTAGTAAACCCCGAAGAGGCGGAAGTTTGAACTGGCCCAGGTGGTCAATGCCAAGAGCGGCAAGAAAAAGACGAAATCCAACAGGTTAGCAAGGAAACGTACGCCAAACCCAGCATACTGGAGGGGATCCTCGCTCATGAATGTTGAGCCTGATGACATTCAGCCTGACTCGGCCGGCTGTATAGATAAGCTCGCAGCGGGAACCTGGCCGGAGCATATTCTTACCGTCCCTGGCGACAATTAGAAAGTCGCCTTGCCCGAGTGATGACGACGTGAAGACAGGCCCAAGTGGATCGAGCGCTCCGCCGCTCGATGATGTGTTTCGGCTGCGGGGCTTCAATTATCGAGCGGCGGAGCGCTCGATCCACCTTGGCAACCGAAAATCGCTCGCCAAGGAATCGGTCTCGAATTAAGAAATGCGGAGCATGTCCGCACAAAAAGTTTCAGTCGTCACCGGTGGGGCGGGGTTTTTGGGATCGCATTTGACGGACCGGCTCCTGGGGGAGGGGCATCGGGTCATTGCGATCGATAACCTCATCACGGGGAACCCGGCGAACATCGCGCATCTGGGCGGGAACGAGAATTTCCGGTTCATCAAACACAACGTCTCGAGCTACATCCTGGTCGAGGAGGAAATCGATTACGTGTTCCATTTCGCCTCGCCCGCCAGCCCGATCGATTACCTGGAACTGCCGATCCCGACGTTGAAAGTCGGCGCGCTTGGGACGCACAACACGCTCGGGCTCGCCAAGGCGAAGAAGGCGACATTCGTCCTCGCTTCCACCTCGGAATGCTACGGCGATCCGCTCGTTCATCCGCAGACGGAAGATTACTGGGGGAACGTGAACCCGATCGGACCCCGCGGCGTTTACGATGAAGCGAAGCGGTTCGCCGAGGCGATGACGATGGCATACCACCGCTATCACGGGATCGACACCAAGATCGTCCGGATCTTCAACACTTACGGCCCGCGGATGCGGTTGCGCGACGGGCGGGTGGTGCCGGCGTTCATCGGCCAGGCGTTGAGCGAGACGCCGCTCACCATCTTTGGCGATGGCTCGCAGACGCGCTCGTTCTGTTACGTGTCGGATCTAATCGATGGAATTTTCCGGCTGGCGATGAGCGATTTTCATGAGCCGGTGAACATCGGGAACCCGCGGGAAATGACGATCAAACAATTCGCGGAAGAGATTATTCGGATCACCGGAACGAAATCGCAGATCGAATACAAGCCGTTGCCGGTGGACGACCCGAAAGTCCGCCAGCCGGACATCACGCGCGCGAAGAAAGTGCTCGGTTGGGAACCGAAGGTGAAGTTCGAGGAGGGGATCGTGAAAACGATCGACTATTTCAAGGGCTGCCTGGAGCGCGGCGAGCTGGGCGAACGAATCGTCTAACGCCGATTCGAAATCCCAAATCCCAGGTAAGCCTCAAAATCCAAAAAGGGGAAAAAGCAGTTTGCTTCCCCGATTTGAAAACCAAGGAGGGGCGCTTTTCAAACCGCCCCAAAAGCAACGGCGGTTTGTAACCGCCGTCGCTTGAATCTCGGCAAAAGTTCCCGCGCAGAGGGAGTCAACGCCGATCACCTCGCCCTACTGGGTGCTTTGGAATTTTCCTGGGATTTCGGATTTTGTGCTTGGGGTTTCGAGGGACACCAGATAGGGCTGGGGAGCATTCGATAGCGTTTTTCGGCCGCCACAACCCAGAAAGTAAATCTCTCCTCTTATGAAAACCTCATCGCCGACAAAATCCGGTCTCCTCACCTTATTCCTCGGCGTGATCTGCGCCGTTTTCGTCGATAGCGCTTTCGCTGCCCAGACTCGGACTCTGCCGGAGATGCGTGTCATTCCGACGCGGGTATTGCAAAGAACGATCAGTCCCAAGTTCTACCAGAGTCTGCTCATTTCCCCGGTCAAAGGATGGATCGTGGTCCGCGCGCAGTTGACCGGGACCCATCTCTCCGGGATCAGAGTAATTCATTCGGAGCTAAACCATGAGTGGGATTGGCTTGCCGTTAAGCGAGCGCAGGAGGTGCTGATCGCGGGCAATTCTACAGCCGATAGTCCGAACCTCGGCGCTTCGGTTCTGCTGCACCTGCTCATTTATCAGATTGCTGATGGCACGATGGCGCTTTCCTTCGCGCATCTCGACGAACCAGGCGGCGACCAGGCGCAATATTATGGCTGCTCCCGCCTCGCCGTCTTGAAAGCAGACGGGAAATGGACGGATATCAAGGGGCCGGAAGGTCTCGAGGGAAAAGGCTGGGTGGTTCGGCGCGGAATCAAGGATAACATTGAAGCCGTGTTGAAGATGGAGCCACACCTCCCCGGCCCCCGTTGAGCGGCTGCTCACCCGGGCTCGCTAGGTCCTCGGCTGGGAGCCGAAGGTTAATTTCGGAGAGGGAATCGTGAAGACGATCGATTATTTCCGCGGCTGCCGACCCGTCGCTGGGCGCGGGCGACGGGTCCGAAAGCAAATCTGACGAGCAACGGCCCGAGGCCGCCCGTCATTAGGGCGTCTGGTCGCAAACTACTACGTTTGAGTCATACATGCCCAGTTTCCAGGCAACCATCCGGATATGGGTGCTGCCACTGCTTCCAATTGGAACGTGGGTGCCATTGGGAACCGCATGGGTAACGCCGTCGCTACATGGGGTGCTTCCAAAGTGGCAAGGATCGGTATTGTTCGCCACGTTAAAGGTTATGGTATAAAAGATGGTCGCAGCGACGGGACAATCCGTTTCCAGTTCAACGGTCACGGGGTTGCCGTAATACAGTTCACAAGTTGGATCATGAGCCGGATTGCAAAGATCTCCCAGGGCGGTTGGGAGCGCGGCCAACACCAGGAGCCCGAGGAGGGCGCCGATTGAGCGAACAAGCGAGGGTTTCGTTTTCATTGTGGGGTTTTCCAGGGGTTTCTTTCTGTGGGTTGTTTTTGGGGTGGGGGGCGGAGGAAGGGGTGAGCGGATTGGGGGCGGGAGGAAATTCGAAGGGGTGACTTGATCGTGGTTGGCTCGAAGCGCGCAGTCAACTGCAAACGTTTCGTCTTTTCGGCTTGCCTTATCTGACGCGCTACGACCAAATCATGGAACTCAATCCAGTTCCCCCTTCGCCATGTCCCCCCGGACACGCATCATCACGCTCAATCTTGGTTCGCAGAGCATCGAGCTCGCGGAGTTTCGCGCCCAGCCGCCAGGCGGGTTGATTCTGTGCCGCTATTTATCGCGCGACGTTTTTGTCGAACCAGCCAGCAAAGGGATAACGCCAGCCCAGGTTACGGCGGCGGTTGGCGACATGCTGAGAGAGCTTCAGATCACGAGCGGCGACGTCAATTACACCATTGCCGAAGAATGCGTCTTCTCGCGGTTCGTCGAACTGCCCGCTATCGGCCAGGAAAAAACCGAACGGATCATCGCCTTCGAAGCGCAACAAAACGTTCCGTTCCCGCTCGAGGAAGTGGTCTGGGATTACCAGCTTGTTGGCGGCGGCGCCGGTCAGCAAATCGAAGTGGTGCTCGTCGCCGTAAAGGCGGAGGTGCTGGACGAGATCAATCGTGCCGTGGAAGCAACGGGACTGCGGACCCGGGTTGTGGATCTGGCGACGATGGCGGTCTATAACGCCTTTCAATTCAGTTATGGCGAGTTGAACGGATGCTCGCTCCTCGTCGATATCGGGGCGCGCACGACGAACCTGCTCTTTGTCGAGCCCGGCAAAATCTTCACGCGCAGTGTTCCCCTGGGCGGAAGCTCAGCGACCGCCGCCATCGTCCGGGAATTTGGGGAATCATTTGCCGCAGCCGAAATTCGTAAGAAGCGCAATCCGGTAGCCGGCTCCAATGGGGAAGAGCCTTCGACGAATGAGGATGCTGCCCGGGTGGCAAAAATTACCCAGAACCTCCTGGGGCGGTTGCACGCGGAAGTGACGCGCTCGATTGGGCATTACTGCTCCCAGCAACGCGGTAATCGCCCGGAACACGTTTTTCTCGCCGGTGGCGTGGCCGGCACGCCGGGCATTCTGGAATTCTTTCAGGAAAAGCTGCAACTGCCGGTCGATTTTTTTGATCCTCTGCGCAAAGTGGCCATCGCCGGCTCAGCGGCTCTGGATCCCAAGTGCCGCCATCTGCTGGGCGAACCGGTGGGTCTCGCTCTGCGGGCCGCGCACCCTTCCCCGATGAAGCTAAATCTGCGGCCGTCCAGCGTCGCGCGGCGGCAGGAACTGGAGCGGCGCCGCCCGTATTTTGTGCTGGCGGCGGCCTGCTTCGTCCTGGGGCTGCTGAGTTGGGGCGCCTATTTCAGTTGGGCGAGGCAGGCCGCGGACCGCGCCACGGCGCGTCTCCAGGAAAAGGTTGAAGCGCTGCAACGCATCGAAAGGCAATTGAACGGGGTGCGTAAGGAAACCGGGGCGCTGGATGGCGTTTCCGGGCCGCTCGTGGCCGCGATCAACGATCGCAATTTCTGGCCTCAGATCATTGAGGACCTCAATGCCCGCCTGCCCAGGGAAGACATCTGGATCACCGAACTTGTGCCGACGTCGAACGGGAAAGAGATCGCCTCTTCAGACCATTACCCGACCCGGCCGATCGCGGCGCCGATGCCGGCGGTGTCGCCCTTGCGCCCGGGAACAACTCCATCGCCGCCGGCCCTGGACGGTCTGCTGGTGCGCGGTCTCTATTTGTTCAATCCAAGGCAACAGGAAGTGGTGGTCGATTATTTTCGCAACCTGGTCGAGTCGCCCTGGTTTGCCATCGATCCGAATAACCAGGCCAAGGTGATCAAGCCGGCCACGCCGAATGAGACGGAGTGGGCCTTTCCCTATGAGCTGCGCCTCGATTTGAGGAAGGCGGTTTCGTTGCCATGAAAGCGTTGACGAACTGGCTTCGCGCGAACCGTTTCCTCGGCGCGCTTCTCATTTTATTTGCGCCCGGTGCGCTGGGAGCCGCCTGGTTTCTCTTCAGCACGAAGAGCCATTGGGATGCGGCCCGAATGCGATTCGATCGCACCTCGGCGGAGCTGAACCGACTGGAACGGCTCACGCCGTATCCCAGCGAGGAAAATCTGCGGACGGTGAAAGCAGACGCTGAGGAGTACGCGATCGCGCTCGCCAAACTCAAAGAGGAGTTGAGATCGCGCGTGGCGCCAGCGACCGCGATGAAGCCGAACGAATTCCAATCCCGTCTTCGGGTGGCGGTGTCCGCGATCGTCCAGAAGGCGCGGGCCAGTAAGGTAAAGTTGCCGGACAAGTTCTATCTGGGGTTCGAAGAATTTGCCGCCGCGCTGCCGAATGAATTCGCGGCGCCGCTGCTGGGGCAGGAGCTCAGCCAGATCGAGTGGTTCCTGAATGATTTGATCGAAGACCAGATAGAGGCGTTGACTGCTTTTCGTCGGACGCCGTTGCCGGAAGAGCAGGGATCGCTATCGACGATTCCAACCCCTTCGCCGGCGATTACCACGACGTCAGCGAGGCCGCCGCCCCCACCATTCGCCCGCAACGTCGTGGAAGCCACGTTTGTCTCCACTCCGGCCGCGGCTCGCCGGGTCCTCAATCAAATTGCCGGCGCGAAAGAGCAATTCTGCATCATTCGGCTTTTGCATGTCCGAAACGAGAAGCTGAAGGGGCCTCCGCACGAGCCCGTCCCGGAGGCCACGCCGGGGATTATTTCCACCACTCCGCCTGGGCCTCCAGCCGCAAAGTCTTCTCCGCAACCTGGGCTCAATTTCATTGTGGGAAACGAGCGGATCGAGACGACGGCGAAAATCGAGATTGTGAGGTTCGTGTTTTGAAAACGGCGGTGCGCTGCCTTTGCTGTAGCCGCGTCCCTGTGGGACGCGCATCAAACGCTCTGTGCGCGACGTTTTCTCTCACGCGTCCCACAGGGACGCGGCTACAGAAGAATTTATGACCTGGATCCGCGCTCATTACGATCGGGGGGCGGCGCTCGTAGCCGTATTATTTCTCCTGGGTTCGGCGTTCTTCATCGTGCGCAATCTCTCTGGATTCAGCGCAGAATTTTCAGCGCGGCCGTCGTCGCCTCCGCCCAAGAACGCGTCGCCACCGACGAAAGCAGTCGAAATGAGGGAAGCGATGGAGAGCCTGCGGCGGCCGGCCCAATGGACTTTCAATGGCCGTTCCGGCCTTTTCGTTCCCGAGAAACATTTTATCGGCGCGAATGGCTTGCCGGCAACGTTGCAATCCGCGGACATCCATCCGCCCGTGCCTAACGACTGGCTGGAACAGTTCGCCCTGCCCATCGCAGAAGCGGATGTCCTTCGGCAGGATCCGGATGCCGACGGCTTCAATAACCTCGAGGAATGGCAATACCGTACCGATCCGAGGGACAAGGCTTCACATCCGGCCTTCATCGCGAAGCTCAGGATGAAATCATCCGCCCGGGAGCCGTTCCATCTCGTTTTCGCTTCCTGGGTCAACGACACCTTTGCGTTGAACTCGAATGACCTGAAAGAGCCGACGCAGTTTCTCAGGATCGGCGATGTCATTCGCGGGACCAAGTTCCGGCTCGTGAAATTCAGCGAGAAATACGAGACGAACCGCTACGGCACGAAAGTCGATGTCTCCGAGTTGCTTCTCGAGAATTTGGAAGCGCGCGAGCAATTCAGCCTGGTGAAGGAGAAGGTGATGATCTCCCCGGAGGTGGTGGCGAATTTTGTCTATCTCTGGGGAACGCGGCGAGAGTTCGCGGTAAGGAAGGACCACGAGTTCAGTTTGAATCCGGAAGGGCAAATCAAATACCGGCTGGTGGAAGTACATCCGGACAAAGCCGTAATCGTCGACCTGCAAAAGCCGAACGAAACGATCGAAGTAGGTCCGCTTACCCCATGAAGAACGTGCACCCGAGGAGAAAGATTTGGGAGGGCGTCTTGGAAAGCGGCCCTCCTAGTTAGAAATAAGACCCCCTACTTGGTTCCCCCCTTATGAAAACAACATCAGACAGCTGGTCATGGAAATTCATCGCGATGGCAATTGTGCAACTGTCCTGCGCGGTGGTGTTCGCCCAAAACAGCCGCACGGTCGCGGATCGTGAAGCGGCGCGGCGCCAGGCGGCGTTTCCGCGAGGCGAAGAAGCGCTCGCACGGGGCAAGGCGGCCATGGCGGAACGGAATTTTGTCGTGGCCCACGAGGAGTTTCGGCTGGCGTTGCAATATCTGCCGGACGCCCTGGTAAGCGAAAAACCTCACGACGAAGCCGTGAGCGGATTTTGTGCGAGCGGACTCAAGCTGGCTGAGCAGCGGATTGCCGAGGGCAAATACGCCGAGGCGGAAGCGATTTGCCGGGAAATTCTGGGCAATCGCTACGATCCGAATTGCCGGCCCGCGGCTGAGTTGCTGGCCCACCTCCAGGAGCCCGGATATTTCAACCGGACCATTGGACCGAGGTTTATCGCCAGGGTCGAGGAAGTGAAGAAACTGCTGAGCGACGCCGACGGCTATTACAACAGCGGGCGTTACGACCTCGCGTTTAAGAAATACGAGCAGGTCCTGAATCTCGATCCCTACAACGTCGCGGCGCGGCGAGGGGAAGAGAAAATCAATCTGACGAAAACGCACTACGGCGAGGAAGCCTACAACGAAACGCGTTCGCGCCAGTTGTGGCAGGTGCAAAAGGCCTGGGAAGAGCCGGTGAAAAAATATGGCGAGACCATCGGAACTAACACCGACACGTTTCCGAGAGACGCGACGGGGACCGCGCGCATCACGCACAAATTGAACACGATCGTCATTCCGCGAATCGAATTCCGGGACGCAAGCGTTCGCGAAGCCTTCGAATTCCTCCGGCAACAGGCCGAGGAAAACGACCCCGGAGCGGACGGGCGCAAGGGCGTCGATATTGTTCTGCGTCTGAACGCGCCGGGCGCTCATGTCGAAACGATCGCGACCTCGAGCCCGGCGGCGGCAGATCATTCCGCGGAGCCTAACGAGTCTGTTGCAGCAGCCCCACATTTGCCGGCCGACGCGCGGATTACCATCACGCTCAATCAAATTCCTTTGGGAGAAGCGTTGCGTTACATCGCCAGCCAGGCCGGCCTGAAAGTGAAGATCGAGCCCTATGCCGTCTCGATCGTTCCCCTGAGCGAACTGAGCAATGAGTTGATCACGAAACAATATCGGGTGCCTCCGGGGTTTATCAGTGGATCGCTCAATCCGAGTGGCTCGGCCTTGAATCAACCCTCGACCACCGGCGCCAAAGCGGCATTGACCATGACTGGAACCGCCAAGGACACGCAGGAATCAACGGGCGGCCGTTTGCTCGTAAACCGCGAAGGCGCGAAGGAGTTTTTGCAGGGCCAGGGTGTTTCCTTTTCGGTGCCCGGATCGAGCGCGAACTTTCTTCCGCAAACCAGTCGCCTCATCGTGCGGAACACCACCGACAACCTTGAGCTGGTGGACGCGATCGTGGAGCAGGCCAACATCTCCGGGCCGAAACAGGTGGAGATCGAAGCAAAATTTGTCGAAATCACCCAAACCAATCTCAAAGGATTGGGTTTCGATTGGCTCCTGGGCCCGTTCACTTTTGGGGGCAACAACCAGTTGGCCGGCAACGGCGGCACCACCGGGACTGGGACGGCGGTCAACCAGGCGGATTATCCATTTCCGGTCTCCGGTTTGAATCCGGTGACGGCAGGGAATCGCAGTGGGAATCTGGCGATCAATGGCAGCGCGATTGATTCCCTGCTGCAGGGAGTCAGCGCTTCCCAGGCACTGACTCCCGGCATCTTTGGGCTCGGTGGATTGTTGACGGATCCGCAATTTCAAGTTGTGGTGCGCGCGCTCAATCAGAAGAAGGGGGTCGATCTTCTTTCCGCGCCGCGG
This Chthoniobacterales bacterium DNA region includes the following protein-coding sequences:
- a CDS encoding carboxypeptidase-like regulatory domain-containing protein, giving the protein MVDQAMGNPVSPFILDILCPAATLPHMTNLIRGILLSFVLLGAGMAYGGVPPMDVTVSDAGGKAAFKGATNANGTFATANLKPGNYVVQFKSSSGGMKGNHYAIVVSAGTKKVAAATVPGENFFGGGVALKVVVGAGLNITGQVAPTADRKTAEDSRNVTKEQVNNLQQHQDNNLTKGMDRSR
- a CDS encoding cupin domain-containing protein; the encoded protein is MHDRARELISELRLEPHPEGGYFREIFRSAFKVQPLDDRSARSALTTIYFLLLKGQHSRWHRVASDEAWHFYEGDPLVVYWIDPQNGVHEEVLASGARKGRPVCVVPAGCWQAAKPRGEFSLAGCTVGPGFDFQDFEMVSPGSAMLARITALNPEFRELV
- a CDS encoding HEAT repeat domain-containing protein, whose protein sequence is MRLVLPIVVAGLVAAQAVAATDHPSVGELLALKGPALFKAADDADSSLEEYSTADLIRMTAKLGDEQKNASDKDLPTPWIVFSRFFEAACEKATSKELDQVIDIYVRLPQGANAKTFPFPTLAAAWIAREIAPLDLKVTIPQEDISPNPSIQDASPELISAWKLYKNATRKADKLLQREPDARTISFQTNEAAFHRLIDDVLLKRGDKLVERLAEFTWGGWCGTGAGSLGEPQSIGEFMALLQERRLDEAVGAAIRMATERPVRVGDKNPSARIQFLKKCGLDWEAILAGSLLKVDDSEFPGLWYTPSLTELAAYGSERSLAFISELALRANPRERREYTYALMAFLPPDPDKLVWSSGDIIRPVAITIPTEAKARIVSLLRTFAESNPDRDIAEAIVAALARANSPETKPALRVLLNNPSERVAEDAAKALRKLGEDVPPPARRPVRFRILANGKPLPSGTSVNWGLFAGTCLLSAFADVDSTGILNLARENFVNRRDAITIELRNGEFRDVKALTFSVQLPIPQNLDELTDVNVDVVAMRLQIEPSRKQSPEQSEARVRIQKHNKPDSEEGEAYWDLPMNEFQAPLAEPVVFSIQKGTYNLEVLASGSARHRSLFDAVMPEGAIHVSLAPGADLRFEPIRPDGERETSWILLQGGKEVPDYRVILDEDKPYRGLPIGYYVLHINSSVEEAARRGDDFAPLQPYAGKDIPFRITADTPVIDLGEIRLDPVK
- a CDS encoding RDD family protein, which gives rise to MSEDPLQYAGFGVRFLANLLDFVFFLPLLALTTWASSNFRLFGVYYISPGTLFGLFYHVYLVQRYGGTPGKLIAGIRIRRLDGETTGYREAVLRYLPDAVLGVLAAVAMILPRLQVSDAEYKSLPFREVNRRMIQLAPAWATPLRWITHTWVLSELVVLLTNHNDVRSTIS
- a CDS encoding UDP-glucuronic acid decarboxylase family protein: MSAQKVSVVTGGAGFLGSHLTDRLLGEGHRVIAIDNLITGNPANIAHLGGNENFRFIKHNVSSYILVEEEIDYVFHFASPASPIDYLELPIPTLKVGALGTHNTLGLAKAKKATFVLASTSECYGDPLVHPQTEDYWGNVNPIGPRGVYDEAKRFAEAMTMAYHRYHGIDTKIVRIFNTYGPRMRLRDGRVVPAFIGQALSETPLTIFGDGSQTRSFCYVSDLIDGIFRLAMSDFHEPVNIGNPREMTIKQFAEEIIRITGTKSQIEYKPLPVDDPKVRQPDITRAKKVLGWEPKVKFEEGIVKTIDYFKGCLERGELGERIV
- the pilM gene encoding type IV pilus assembly protein PilM, translating into MSPRTRIITLNLGSQSIELAEFRAQPPGGLILCRYLSRDVFVEPASKGITPAQVTAAVGDMLRELQITSGDVNYTIAEECVFSRFVELPAIGQEKTERIIAFEAQQNVPFPLEEVVWDYQLVGGGAGQQIEVVLVAVKAEVLDEINRAVEATGLRTRVVDLATMAVYNAFQFSYGELNGCSLLVDIGARTTNLLFVEPGKIFTRSVPLGGSSATAAIVREFGESFAAAEIRKKRNPVAGSNGEEPSTNEDAARVAKITQNLLGRLHAEVTRSIGHYCSQQRGNRPEHVFLAGGVAGTPGILEFFQEKLQLPVDFFDPLRKVAIAGSAALDPKCRHLLGEPVGLALRAAHPSPMKLNLRPSSVARRQELERRRPYFVLAAACFVLGLLSWGAYFSWARQAADRATARLQEKVEALQRIERQLNGVRKETGALDGVSGPLVAAINDRNFWPQIIEDLNARLPREDIWITELVPTSNGKEIASSDHYPTRPIAAPMPAVSPLRPGTTPSPPALDGLLVRGLYLFNPRQQEVVVDYFRNLVESPWFAIDPNNQAKVIKPATPNETEWAFPYELRLDLRKAVSLP